The Fibrobacter sp. genomic sequence CTCGCTTTCCTCAAAGTCTATGTCCGAATGCTCTACGTGGATTTCGACGCCGTACTTGAGGCTCTGGGGCAGTCCTATCCTGGATTCGACCCTTGTGCCCAGCTGTAATTTTTTTCGGTCGTAGTTGACGAATTTGTCTATGTCCGGATCGTTGCCTCTCCCGAAATAGCTGGCGACCCAGTCCTGGTACTTGAGCAGGCTCCAAAGGGTAACCTGGTCGTGGAAAAAATAGAAGTAGGGCTCCAGGGCCAGGTGAAGCTGGTCTCTGGTGGAACCGTAAGCGGTGAACCCGATTTCGGGCACCTTTTCTCCTTTCTGGTCGGGCTTCAGGAAGAATAGGGCCATGAAACCGTACTGGAATTCGGTTTCTTCTGTATACCCCAGGACCGGCACTACGGAATAACGCTGGAACACGTCTTCATGTTCCAGGTCCATGTTGATTTCCTTGCTGGAGGGAGGAGCGGAACTAGACTGTGCAAAAGCGAAAATCGCTATGCACAGGTAGAACAGAACGGCTCTCCGCACTATCATTTTTGGTTTGCTTTTTCCAGCTCGCGGGCGTTGATAATCAGCATCTGCAGGCGGTTTTCGATGTTTGCAAAACTGGTATCCGGGTCGTAGTCAAGACTAAGAATCTGCACGTGGGGGCAGCGTTCCTTGACGGCCTTGGTAAGGCCACGGCCGGAGATGTGGTTTGCAAGGCAGGCGAAGGGCTGCAAGATGATGTAGCTGTTCACGCCGTGCTGTGCGTTGTACAGGATTTCGCCCGGAATCATCCAGCCCTCGCCCGTGTTGTAGGTGGGGTCGATGATGTCGGAAACGTAGTCCTTGAGTTCCACGCAGTCGGCGTGGTGCTCGTACAGCTTGAACTTGTGCATGGACTTGCGGGCGGTTTCTACGGCGTGGGTATAGACCCTTGCCGTCACGCCGCCTTCCACGCGGTCCATGATGGGGTTCGCTGAGAACCCGCGCTTTATTTTTTCGGCGCGGACCACCTCGTCCACGCGGAAAAAGTCCGTCATGCCCGGCAGGTAGACTTCCATGCCGTTGTTCATCAGGTAGTTTTCCACAAAGCCGTTGGCGCTGGGGTGGTAATTCATGAGGATTTCGCCAAGTACCGCCACGCGGGGCTTGCGGATGCCCCTCTTGCGTTCTTCGGTGATTTCGATTCCGTTGAAGGCCTCGATGCACTGTTCAAAGACTTCGATGAGCTTGGAGGGTCGCACTAGCTGGGCTGTGGTCAGGTGGCCTGCGACGGCAATCACCTTGGGCATCCATTCGTCGTAGACCTTCTGGGTGTCGCCTGCGTTCACTTCGTAGGGGCGCACGGCACGGTACATGGTCTCGATGGCGTCCATGGTCACAAGGCCCCACAGCATGTGGAGTCTGAAGTCGAGGCCCAGCTGGAAGCCGGGGTGCATGCCCTTGTAGTCCACGCCGGTGGTAATGATGGTCACGTCCTTGAAACCTGCTTCGTCCAGGGCCTTACGGGCGAGTACGGCGTACTGCACGGCGCGGCAGTTTTCGCAGTTCTTGGCAAGGCACATGGAAACCTGGTTCTGCGGAACTTCGGGGTGTTCCACCAGCCAGCGGAGGGCTTCGCCGATGTTCACCTGGCAGGGGAAGCAGATGTCGTTGTGCACGAATTTCTTGCCGAGTTCGATGGCCTTGCGGTCGGCTACCGGCAGGTATTCGGCGATATAGCCTTCACGCTTCATGTACTCGCTGGCCAGCACGGTAAAGGCGGGGGAGAGGTTCGGTGTCAGAATGCGGCGACGCTTCTTGTCTTCGGGCAAGAAGGGCGTGTGGAACAGGGGTTCGTGGCTTTCGGGCTTGTCGGGCAGGTTTGCTGCACGGCGGGCCTTCACCGTCTCGATAAAGCTCTTGACGCGGATTCCCACGGGGCCGCGGGCATCGCCTTCGTCCAGCTTGAGCATGAGCATTTCCTTGTTGGAATCAAGGTGCAACATGCGCATCATTTCGTCGGTCAAGATGGAGTCGTGTCCGCAACCGAAACTTACAATCTGGGCAAGTTCGATGTTCGGGTCCTTTGCCGCAATCATGGTGGCACCAATCATGCGCAAGTGGAAGGTGTTCTTGATTTCGATACGGGTGTGGCTCGGCACATCCTGGTCGTACACGCCGGGGAGCGATTCGGTGGTGAGCACCGGGATACCCATGGCGGTAAAGTGGCTTGCGATGTTGTGGTTGATGAGCGTGTCCGCATGGTAGGGGCGGCCTGCAATCACCACGGCAAAGGAATTTTTCGCACGGACGTCGTCCAGCACCTTCTGGCCTTCTTCCAAAAGCGTGGTGCGGTAACTGTTGAGCGCCTTCTCGCCTTCGGTCACGGCCTTGTCCAGAAGTTTCTTATCCAGTTTCCAGTGTTCGTGGAACCAGTCGATGGTCTGGCTTCTGCGGAGTTTGGCGTTGAACCAGTGGAATATGGGCTGGTCCATGGGAACGCCGTAGTTCTTTTCGGGCTCGTCGGTGTTCTTGCACACGTTCGGGTAGGCCTGCACCACCGGGCAAACAGATGTTGCCGTGAACTTGGTGTGGTCGCTGGGGATTGCAACCATCATCGGGAAGAAGATTCGGTCCACCTTCTTTTCAATGAGGCTGAGCACATGGCCGTGCACCAGCTTTGCCGGGAAGCACACCGTGTCAGAGGGCACGCTGTGGAGGCCCGCTTCGAACATCTTGTAGTCGCTCTGGCGGCTCACCACCACGGTGTAGCCGAGGCTCGTAAAGAAGGCCTTCCAGAAGGGGAGGCTCGCCCAGAATTCCAACACGCGGGGAATACCGATGGTCTTGCCGTTGTTTTCCACGAGCTTTGCCGGAGCGTAGTCTTTGACCAGGAGCTGGTTCGTGCGCTTGATCATGTCGGGCACGGACTGCATCTTCTTGTTGATTTCGGCGATGAGGGCCTTGGTCTTCGGGTCGTTGGGGTCGGCGGTGACTTCGCCCCTTTCGCAGCGGTTCCCGGTCACGAAACTCTGGCCGTCGCTAAAGGTTACGATAGTGCGGGAGCAGTGGTTGGTACAGTACTGGCAGAGCTGACCCGGCTGGTTGTGCCAGCTGAAGGTCTTCATGGCGTCAAGCCCGATAAAGCGGCTCTTGAGTTCGGGTTCGGTCTTCCGTTTCTCTTCCATGAACTTCTTGGTAAGGAGAGCGATACCGATGGCACCCATTTCGCCCGGACGTTCCGGACGGATGGGCTTGAGGCCGGTGTACTGCTCGAAGGCACGGAGAACGGCGTTGTTCTTGAAGGTTCCGCCCTGGACCACCACCTTCTTGCCCAGGGTGTTCAGGTTGCGGATACGGATGACCTTCGTAAACACGTTGTTGATGATAGAGCGGCAGATGCCCGCGATAATGTCTTCGGGCTGCTTGCCGTCGCGCTGCTCGGTGATGATGGAACTGTTCATGAACACCGTGCAACGGGAACCCAGCTGGGACGGACTCTTGGCGTTGAAGGCGAGTTCTGCAATCTTTTCCATGGGGATGCCGAGGCTGCGGGCATACGTTTCGATGAAGGAACCACATCCCGAAGAGCAGGCTTCGTTCAAGATGATACCCGTGACCACGCCGTCCTGGACGGAGATGGCCTTCATGTCCTGGCCACCGATGTCGAGGATAAAGCTTACGTCGGGGCAAATCTTCTGGGCGGCGTTGGCGTGGGCCACCGTCTCCACCGTGTGGAAGTCGGCATGGACGGCCTTTGCAAAGAGCTGTTCGCCGTAGCCGGTAGTTCCCACACCCAAAATGTTCAGGGTGCAGCCGTATTCCTCGTAGCGGTCGGAAAGTTCGTTTAGGGCGTTCTTGAGCACCTGCAGCGGTTCGCCATTGTTGCTGGCGTAAAAACCGTCCACGATGTTTTCTTGTTCGTCCATCAAGACGAACTTCGTGGTGGTGGAGCCTGCGTCGATACCCAGGTAAACGTTCAGGGTAGAGCCCGAGGCCGGCTGGGGGTAGTTGTTGCCCGCCATCTTGTGCTCTTCCAGGAACAGCTTGTATTCGGCGTCGTTCTTGAAGAACAGGTCGGCGGCGGCCTTGGCCTTGTTTTCGGCCTGGCGGGTTTCGTTGAAGTGGATAAGGGAGTCCAGGGAGCCTTCCCGGCGGTACTGGCATTCCTGATCGGCGAACATGGACCCGAGCGAAAGGGCGGCACCCATGGCCACCAGCACTTCGGAGTGTTCCGGCACGATGGCCTGCTCGTCGCTAATGCCAAGGCGTTCCTTGAAGGCGCGAACAAGTGTCGGGTTAAAGGTGAGCGGGCCACCTTCGAATATGACGGGGGGCTTGATTTCCATACCCTGGGCAAGACCGCCGATGGTTTGCTTTGCGATGGCGTGGAAACTGGAAAGGGCGATGTCTTCCTTGGCAACGCCGCTGTTCAGCATGGGCTGGATGTCGGTTTTCGCGAACACGCCGCAACGGCCGGAAATTTCGTAAACCTTCTGGCCACGCTTGGCAAAGCCTTCGAAGGCCTCGGTCTTGATGCGCAAAAGTTCGGCCACCTGGTCGATAAATGCGCCCGTACCGCCGGCGCACACGCCGTTCATGCGCATGTCAGAGGCAATGAGCTTGCCGGTAGTCTTGTCCTTTTCGAAGAACACCACCTTTGCATCCTGGCCGCCCAGTTCGATGGCGACCCTAGATTCCGGGTAAGTTGCACGCACCGCAAGGGCGTTGGCCACCACTTCTTGCACAAAGAAGGCATGGGTGGCTTCGGCAAAAGGCTGACCGCCGCTACCGCAGAAGGCAACCCTGAAATTCTTTTCGGGGAACATCCCGTGGGCTTCCCGCAGCACCTCGTAAACCTTTTGCGCCTGCATGGCGTTGTGGCGCTGGTACGTGTAATGCAAAAGCTTGCTGGTCTCTGGATCGACAACCGCGATTTTCACGGTGGTGGAACCCACGTCCACGCCGACCCACAAATCGTTCTTCAAATTGCTCATAGTGGGCTCAAAGATAGAAAAATGGGGCAAAAACCACGAACTTTAGGTCAAGAAAAACGACGGGACAGCCTAAAAACTGGACTAGCGGTTGCTAAAAAGGTGGGGGAGGCCTCCCCCTGCTTGCAGCCTTGCCCTGTTGTCACCCTGGAGCGGAGCGATAGGGCCCAGGGCAAGTCTTCCAGCACCCCCTCTGCGGGGACACCCCGCAACGCTCCGGGCTTGTTCCGGGGCAACGCCCTGTTTCTGTGTCATCCTGAGCCCAGGTCACTGAGCG encodes the following:
- a CDS encoding CoA activase; its protein translation is MSNLKNDLWVGVDVGSTTVKIAVVDPETSKLLHYTYQRHNAMQAQKVYEVLREAHGMFPEKNFRVAFCGSGGQPFAEATHAFFVQEVVANALAVRATYPESRVAIELGGQDAKVVFFEKDKTTGKLIASDMRMNGVCAGGTGAFIDQVAELLRIKTEAFEGFAKRGQKVYEISGRCGVFAKTDIQPMLNSGVAKEDIALSSFHAIAKQTIGGLAQGMEIKPPVIFEGGPLTFNPTLVRAFKERLGISDEQAIVPEHSEVLVAMGAALSLGSMFADQECQYRREGSLDSLIHFNETRQAENKAKAAADLFFKNDAEYKLFLEEHKMAGNNYPQPASGSTLNVYLGIDAGSTTTKFVLMDEQENIVDGFYASNNGEPLQVLKNALNELSDRYEEYGCTLNILGVGTTGYGEQLFAKAVHADFHTVETVAHANAAQKICPDVSFILDIGGQDMKAISVQDGVVTGIILNEACSSGCGSFIETYARSLGIPMEKIAELAFNAKSPSQLGSRCTVFMNSSIITEQRDGKQPEDIIAGICRSIINNVFTKVIRIRNLNTLGKKVVVQGGTFKNNAVLRAFEQYTGLKPIRPERPGEMGAIGIALLTKKFMEEKRKTEPELKSRFIGLDAMKTFSWHNQPGQLCQYCTNHCSRTIVTFSDGQSFVTGNRCERGEVTADPNDPKTKALIAEINKKMQSVPDMIKRTNQLLVKDYAPAKLVENNGKTIGIPRVLEFWASLPFWKAFFTSLGYTVVVSRQSDYKMFEAGLHSVPSDTVCFPAKLVHGHVLSLIEKKVDRIFFPMMVAIPSDHTKFTATSVCPVVQAYPNVCKNTDEPEKNYGVPMDQPIFHWFNAKLRRSQTIDWFHEHWKLDKKLLDKAVTEGEKALNSYRTTLLEEGQKVLDDVRAKNSFAVVIAGRPYHADTLINHNIASHFTAMGIPVLTTESLPGVYDQDVPSHTRIEIKNTFHLRMIGATMIAAKDPNIELAQIVSFGCGHDSILTDEMMRMLHLDSNKEMLMLKLDEGDARGPVGIRVKSFIETVKARRAANLPDKPESHEPLFHTPFLPEDKKRRRILTPNLSPAFTVLASEYMKREGYIAEYLPVADRKAIELGKKFVHNDICFPCQVNIGEALRWLVEHPEVPQNQVSMCLAKNCENCRAVQYAVLARKALDEAGFKDVTIITTGVDYKGMHPGFQLGLDFRLHMLWGLVTMDAIETMYRAVRPYEVNAGDTQKVYDEWMPKVIAVAGHLTTAQLVRPSKLIEVFEQCIEAFNGIEITEERKRGIRKPRVAVLGEILMNYHPSANGFVENYLMNNGMEVYLPGMTDFFRVDEVVRAEKIKRGFSANPIMDRVEGGVTARVYTHAVETARKSMHKFKLYEHHADCVELKDYVSDIIDPTYNTGEGWMIPGEILYNAQHGVNSYIILQPFACLANHISGRGLTKAVKERCPHVQILSLDYDPDTSFANIENRLQMLIINARELEKANQK